Proteins encoded in a region of the Acidobacteriota bacterium genome:
- a CDS encoding EscU/YscU/HrcU family type III secretion system export apparatus switch protein: MANSEKTEPGTAHRREEARKEGQVARGRDLPGAVGLLAAIAVMAWGSSGGVAQWRRLMAALLQQATTPGLLIGWQQFRSTFLLTLEWSAAMAAAAWICGTAVAFQGGFVFSGKALAKLSRLSPVENVKNIFSPATLSKTAKSIIPAGVMAWLTWSVLAGSWNQLIQSGSMSVPEALAWTVKLCMAMAWRGGLVLLIWSGADYLLQRLQHEQSLKMTKQEVKEDNKETQGNPETRGRVRRIQRQMARRRMMRDVPLASVVIVNPTEYAVALRYDPAVMAAPVVVAKGRNLVAARIRFLAVRSGVPIVEDRPLARALYGYVEIGAPIPGRLYTAVAEILAFLHRQARWRAG; this comes from the coding sequence GTGGCGAACTCCGAAAAAACAGAACCAGGAACAGCCCACCGGCGCGAAGAAGCGCGCAAGGAAGGCCAGGTCGCGCGCGGCCGCGATCTGCCCGGCGCCGTCGGCCTGCTCGCCGCCATCGCCGTCATGGCCTGGGGTTCGAGCGGCGGCGTGGCGCAGTGGCGGCGGCTGATGGCGGCGCTGTTGCAACAGGCCACCACGCCCGGGCTGCTGATCGGCTGGCAGCAGTTCCGCTCGACCTTTCTGCTGACGCTGGAGTGGTCGGCGGCGATGGCCGCGGCCGCCTGGATTTGCGGCACCGCGGTGGCGTTTCAGGGCGGCTTTGTGTTCTCCGGCAAGGCGCTGGCCAAGCTGAGCCGGCTGTCGCCGGTGGAGAACGTCAAGAACATCTTCTCGCCGGCGACGCTGAGCAAAACCGCGAAGTCGATTATTCCCGCGGGCGTGATGGCCTGGCTCACCTGGAGCGTGCTCGCCGGAAGCTGGAATCAACTGATACAGTCGGGCAGCATGAGCGTGCCGGAGGCGCTCGCCTGGACGGTCAAGCTGTGTATGGCCATGGCCTGGCGCGGCGGCCTGGTGCTGCTGATCTGGTCCGGCGCCGATTACCTGCTGCAGCGCCTCCAGCACGAACAGTCGCTGAAGATGACCAAGCAGGAGGTCAAAGAAGATAACAAGGAGACGCAGGGCAATCCGGAAACCCGCGGCCGCGTCCGCCGCATTCAACGGCAGATGGCGCGCCGCCGCATGATGCGCGATGTGCCGCTCGCGAGCGTGGTGATCGTCAACCCCACCGAATACGCCGTCGCCCTGCGCTACGACCCTGCGGTGATGGCGGCGCCGGTGGTGGTCGCCAAAGGGCGTAATCTGGTGGCGGCCCGCATCCGCTTTCTGGCCGTGCGCAGCGGCGTACCCATCGTCGAGGATCGCCCGCTCGCGCGCGCCCTGTATGGCTATGTCGAAATCGGCGCGCCCATCCCCGGGCGCCTCTACACCGCGGTCGCCGAAATTCTCGCCTTCCTGCACCGCCAGGCGCGCTGGCGCGCGGGCTAG